The region CGGTGGCGGCGATGAACTCGGCACCGAGCTGAGTGCCCATTCCGGGCAGGCTGCAGATCACGTCGGCGTGCGGGTGCTCACGAAACCGGGCCTCGATGAGCGCATCGAGCTCGGCGATCTCCTCGTCGAGGACCATCACCGCCTTCGCGAGACGGACCGCCATGCCGGCGGCCAGCGTCTCGCCGGGCAGCGCGGTGTGCTGGGCCTGCGCCGCCTCCAGGGCGACCTTGGCCAGGGCCGCGGCGCTTCGGACCTTGCGATTACGCAGCCAGGTCTCGATACGCTTCGCGCCGGCGCGGCGGATGGCGGCCGGTGTCTGGTATCCCGTCAGGAGAATGACGGGACCCTTGTTGGTCAGGTCCAGCGCGCGTTCCAACGCGGGGAATAACTCCAGCAGTTGGGCGCGGAGCCGGTTGATCTGGCGGGTGCGGTCGCCTGCGCGGTCGGTGCGGCGGGTGGTGAGGATGCGCAGGTCGACGGCTATCTCGTCGCCGGGCCGCAGCAGGCCCAGGTCGCGACGCATGCGGGCCTGGTCGGCGATGACGAAGGCATCCTTGGCGTCGGTCTTGCCCTCACCGCGGTAGGTGCCGGACGCGCGGTGGACGGCCAGGCCGGTGAGGTAGGCCATGGGCTGACCGTGGTTGAGCAGCAGACCGATCAGCAGCGCAGCACCGCCGTGATTGACGTCCACCGCCCACAGCACGTCCTGGTCGATGTCCAGGACGTCGCGGATCAGCTCCAGCAGGGCCGCCTCGTCATTCAGGACTCGGCGGGACAGCAGCCGTTCGCCCCGCTCGTTGATCACCACACAGTGGTGATGCTCCTTGCCGATGTCCATCCCGGCCCAGATCTGGGGCACGGCCACCTCCGTCAGCTCGTCGTCAGTCCATCCCGCAGACGACCTCGCCGACGTAGTCCTACAGAGCGATCAAGTCGCGCATCCCAATTGGCGGTCGAGTCGTCGCGGGGCTCCGGGCGGTCATGTTCTCTGAGCCATCCGATCGGCTCCTCCATGACAGCCGCCGAGTAGCCGAGGGGAATCTCACCCCTCGGCTCTCACGGAACCGTGCGGAACGATCTCTCGTTACACGGCTCCTGCCGTCCTGGTCACCAGGCCGAGGTGGTGGTCCAAGGCCAGTGCGCGAACATGCGGGGATACCGCTTGGCGATCTCCCCCATCTTCGCAATGGCCTTCCGCTTCGCCCTGAGCCGCTCGTACTTCTTGCGGATCCATCGCACCAAGTAGGCGTTGATGCGCGTCAGAAGGGGATCCAGCCCCGACCGCCGGAAGCGGCCGTAGTACTGCATCCACCCCGCCACCCGTGGGTTGACCCACCGGGCGAGATCAACGAAGGAAAGGTCGGCCCGCGTATGAAGGTGCCAGGAACGGACCTCCGCACTGAGCCGCTTCAGGGCCTCTTTGCTGATCTCCGGGTCGAAGGAGAGGAAGCTCTCCCCCTTCTTGTCCCGGCTCCTGCGGGCGCGGAAGGTGTACCCGAGGAAGGTGAACGCCGTGTGCTCGTACGAGTTCCGGCGCTTGCCGTCCTGGCAGTACACGATCCGGGTCTTGTCGGGATGCAGTCGCAGCCCGACCTGTTCCATCCTGTCCATCAGCGCGGCCAGCACCTCTGTGGCGTGGCGCTCGGTGACGCAGTGGATGACCGCGTCGTCCGCATAACGCTCGAACCAGACGCCCGGGTACTCCCTGGCGAGCCAGGTGTCGAACGCGTAGTGCATGAACAGGTTCGCCAGCACGGGCGAGACCGGTGCACCTTGTGGGGTCCCCCGGTCTCGGACCAGCAGGCTGCCGTCGGGCTGCTGCATCGGCGCTTGGAGCCACCTCCGCACATACAAAATCACCCAAACGGCATCAGTGTGGGCTTCCACCGCCTTGACAAGGAGGTCCCACCGGACACTGTCGAAGAACTTGGCGACATCGAGATCGATGACCCAATTCCTCTTCCAACAGCGGTCCCGACAGCGTGCGACCGCGTCCAGCGCCGACCGCCCGGGCCGGTATCCATACGAATCCGGGTGAAAAACAGGTTCCACCCGACGCATGAGATGCCTGGCCACCACGGTCTGCGCCACCCGGTCAGCCACACAAGGAATCCCAAGGATTCTCGCGCCTCCGCCACGCGGCTTAGGAATCTCCACCGAGCGCACCGGCCGCGGAAAGTAGGACCCCGACGACATCCGGTTCCAGACCTTGTAGAGGTTCCCCTTCAGATCCTTCTCGAACTCGTCAAGAGACTGCCCGTCCACCCCGGGAGCGCCCTTGTTCGCCCTGACTTCCTCCCACGCCTCCTTCACTTCCCACTTCGAAATCTCGAACGGCTTGGCCTGTGACTTCAACTGGTCCACCGAATTCCTCCCGGGCACCGCCCGGTTGACGCGATCAACTCAGCCACGAACGGCCCGGCCCCTTCGCTCCACCCCCGTTACAGGGGCTTCACCACTACTACGAGCCGGTCCGCCGGCGCGCCTGGCCTCGGTACTCGATCCCTTGCAGTTTCGGCTGCTTGGGACACTCCCTCTCGCCCGCCATCAACACGAGCAGCGGCAAGGAACGCCTTCTCCTGTTCCATGCGGAAGCCGCAGACCGGGCTCACGTCGCCTGCATGCCGGACACCACCTGGCCAGTAAACGGGCACCCGCCAGACTCATCCCGGGATTGGGTATACACCCCGGTTTTGATGTCAGATTTGGCTCTTACGACACGTCAGCAGCGATTCACTTGCGTTCGTCTTCCCGATCCCCACCTGACGCCTCTTACGACGCCTTTTCCTCGTCGCTCACCACGACGGTCTTCAGCCAACGCAGCACGAGGTGGTTTGAAGCCTCCCCCCGCAGGGCGACTCCGAAGGGCCAACAACCTTCATCTTCCGCACAGCATCACTTCAAGAACTGTTCCTACAACCAGCTCCATCCACGTTCAGGACACAAATACCCGGAGCCCCTGGGCCCACCGATCTTACGAATGACCAGCGGAAACCCACGCTTGAAAGGTAGGACAACCATGATCGCGAAGGCCCGCGGGCTCCTTGCGTCCAGGCCACCCACACCCCGGACCCGTCACAGTCAGCAACCGACCGTCAGATTGTCACCGCCGTACCCCCACCAAATTCGAAGACCCTCGTTGCCGGCTGCGGTGTTGACCAAGACGCGGTTCAGCGTGCCGCCTTTGGGTATTGATGTTTTCGACGCTCCTCTGGAGGGCCTGGTCCTGGGAGAGGCCGAGTTCACCAGCGATGAAGAGGCACTGGGTTTTGTGCCACCCCCGGAGTGCGTGGCCGAGGTCACGGATGACGCTCGTTTCACCGGCAGGAGACTGGTCGAGACTTCCCGGCATGAGTTGGTGGCATGGCTGGCCGAGTATGGAATCCGTCTCAAGGCTTCCCGGTAGTACGAAGGGTCGACACATTGCACCAGCGTCAGGACACCTTCGCTTTGCGTCGGCCGCCCCTGCCGGAGAGGGCTTTGATCAGTTCATCGCGGCTCATTGAGGAACGACCAGGAATGTTTGCGTCGGATGCCCTCTGGTAGAGCTCTGCCTTGCTCAGTTCTTTGAGCTCGGAAGGCTTCGGCGGCTTCTCTTCAGTCTTCTTCGTAGTCCGGGTCCGGCGTTTCTCTGCCGCTTCCTTGATATGCGTCGGTGGGCGACCACGCTGGGACGCTTCCTCTTCCGCACCGACTTGTTGTCTGTGGCTCTTGGCTGTTTCGACACTGGCTTGCAGGGCCGCCATGAGGTCGAGGACCTTCGTTGCCTTCGGGGGCGGCTCGCCCTTCCCGACTGTTCCGCTGACTATAGACCTTGGCGTACTCCTTGCCCTTCGGAACCAGGTAATACGTCTTGTCGAAGAAGACCGGTTCGACCTTCTCCAGGTCAACAAATCCGGTGATTTCCAGTGCCTTCGAGCGAGCGACCAGGGGCGAGTTCTTCCAACTCCTCGGGCTCGACCACTACGTAGTCTTTTCCTGTGTCATAGGCTTTGACGATCTCCTCGAAGGGGACCTCGTCACCGGTGCGCTCGTTCACTCGCTTATTGCGTACTCGGTCGGAAGTGCCGCGCTGAAGCTGGTTGAACCGAATGGTATGGCTTTCCGTCGCGGTAACCAGTTGCACTGGCATGGCGACCAACCCGAATGACAGAGCGCCGCTCCAGACTGCCGCCATGACCTGTCACCTCCTTGGTTCCCATCCGACCGCCACTGGGCGCTGATCGCATCCCGGATCTCACCAGTCGGCGGAACGCAGTCAGTGCTGGCCGTGGTTGAGTGAGCGTGTGAGTTCCCGGTTCGCCGCCCGCGCGGCCTGGAGTTCTTCGGTGCGTTCTTCCAATTGGCTTTGGAGGTCGATCATGCGCTGTTCGAGGCCGGTGGCGTGCCGCTGGAGTTGGTCGAGGTCGGCCGAGGCCCCGAGCCCGGAGTCGCGCCATGCCTGTTCGCCGAGCAGCTGCGAAAGCCGCTTCTCCAACTGCTGCACTCGTGTGGCGAGGCGCCGATTGTGGTCGAGTGCGTTCGCCAGGTCCGCTTGGAGAGAGGCGCGGCTCACCCGTTCGTGCCCGTCGGAGGATGCTGCCGGCGCGCTGGCAGCAGCGTGGCTACGCGGCCGGGCAATGCCGGTTTCCTGAGCCCTATAGCGTCACATGAAGGCGTCACGGTGTGACGCTTTCTGAACGTGATTGCCTCCGGCGAACTGATGGTGGACGGTCGCCGCAAGTCCATCCAGGCCATGACCTCGCGGCTGCCGGACGCGTCGGCGCCCCGGGTCCCGGATGCCCGTTCCTGCAAGGTCAGGCCGGGCGCCCGCCGCCTCGGCCACCGTCGCCCTGCTCATGCCATTCGCCCCCTCCGACGTGCTGTGATGAGCCTCACCGCAAACATGAGGGCCCCCTCGAGTACGCTGGCAACGTCGAACATGAGGGCCCCCTCCGAATGATCCTCACAGTTCGGCACCCGGCCGATCCGGATTCCCCGGATCACGGACAGGACGGCCGCCCGGTCAACGGAATCGCGGCACATCACAAGGAGATGACCATGAACAAGTGGATCAAGCGCGTCTCGACCGCTGTCGCTTCTACGGCGCTGGCAGGCGGAGCCCTTCTCGGAGTCAGCGGCACGGCCTCGGCGGCGACGGCCTCGGCGCCCGGGGAGCACACGCACACCGCGATCACCGCCTTCGCCACCAGCGGCGACCGCGCGGACCGATACCAGAGCGCCCACCACGAGGCACAGGACGACAGCTGGGGCGCACCCCGCGGCTGGTACACGAACGACGACCGCCAGGGCCACTACGGTGAAGAGCGCTGGAACGGTAGCCACGTGTACGTCTGGGACGGGTACCGCTGGAACGAGGCGACCACGTACCGCGTCAGCACCGAGCGCTGGCACCTGGACCAGGTCGCGTGGTACGCGAACCAGCGCTGATGCGGCCGCAGGCCGGCACGGTCGGTTTGACCGGCCGCAACGACGTGGCTTTGGGCTGTGCCGTTGCGACTCGTCAAACCGACCGCTCGCCGAGCCGACATCGAGCGCGAGCCGGTGACATCGCCCTCCGGCCGAACCGGGACAACACGCGGGATCCGTGTGTGCCGCTCCCGTCCACCGGCGCTTCCGGTCGCGCCGGTGGTACCGCCACCCCCGCGCCTCGAAGCACACGGGGAGCGATCGCAGTGCCGGGCAAGCGGGGACATGGAAGTGAGGGACCGTGAGATCGGTCAGAACCGTGGCACACGAGCTGCCCGTGCGGCTCGTCCTGTCGCACGACCTGTCGGTGCCGATACGTGCAGCACTGCAGTACGACGCGGATGATCCCTATGCCGTGCGTGCCGTCTTCCACACCCTGGACCAGAGCGGAACGGTCGAGTGGTTCCTCAGCCGCGACATGCTGGCTCAGGCTCTGAGCGAGCACACCGGGCACGGAGACGTGCACATGTGGCCGACCCGTGACTCGGGACGCGATGCGGTGTGCATGGTTCTTCGTTCGCCTGGGGGATCGGCCCTGCTCGAGTTCCCCGCGCAGGGCGTGGAATCCTTCCTGCGCGAAACGCGGTCCGCGGTGCCGCCGGGGGCCGAATCCAGCCGGCTCGACCTGGACGCCGAACTGGCACAGCTGCTGGCGGAAAACTGAACGCCATCCCCTGGACGGTGACACCCCCGAGGGACTGAAGGCCCGGATGCCGACCGCGGCACCGGGCCCGCCGCATGTCCCGCTGTATGCCGCGTTGCCCGACGCCGTATGCCGTGTTGCCCAACGTCGTATGCCCTGTTGCCCGACGTCGTCAGCCGCGGCTCATGTCTCCTCGCGGCACTCGCGGCACTCCTCTTCGGGGCACTCGAGAGTGGTGAGGGTCTGGTCGACCTGCTGGGGGGTCAGCGGGGGTTCGGGCAGCTCGTGGGCGCACTGGGCGCGGAAGGCGTCGAGCAGCAGGTGAAGCTGGCGGCGCCAGGCGTTGGGGGCGACGGCACGGGTGGCCCGGATGATCCCCACCTGGGACCAGATCACGAAGACGATGTCCTCCGGAGTGACGTCGTCACGCAGGACGCCCTGCTCCTGGGCGTTGCGGAAGATCTGAGCAAGCCGTTCCTTCGAACGCTCGAACATTCCCCTGCCGAGCGCATGGACCGGCAGGCGAGCCGAGACCAGGTCATTGAAGGCCCGGTCACAGGCCTGCAGTTCGCAGAACTTTTCCAGGTAGTGGCAGAACCCCTCCCAGGCGTCGTCCATGGCCGCAGCCTCTTCGGCTGCGGCAAGCAGATCCGTGAACTTCGCGGTGAAGAGCTCTTCGACCAGGTCGAGCCGGCTGGGGAAGTGACGGTAGACCGTGCCGATCGCGACACCCGCCTCGCGGGCAACACCCTCCAAGGACGCGTCCAGCCCCTGCTCGGCGAAAGCCTTGCGGGCAGCCGCCACGATCGCGTCCCTGTTGCGCTGCGCGTCGCGGCGCAGCGGTTTGACCGGCGCCTGGGGCGCGGACAGGACGTGCTGGTGACTCATGCATCCAGACTAACATGAGGGACCCCTCAAATTAGGTTGTGATCTCGCTCACGGTACGGACGGAACGTGGTCCGGAAGCACGCACTCAGGGCGCACCGAAGACGACGAGACTCCGGCACGGGCCACTAGGGCGCGTATCGAGTCGTGATCAATGGGTGGTCCGGGTGAGGTCTTTGATCCAGATCATCGAGGCGCGTAGGTGGAGGCCGGCGAGGTAGCTGTCCGGGGTCTTGTCGTATCGGGTGGCGATGCCTCGCCAGGCCTTGAGCTTGTTGATCAGGCGCTCGACGGTGTTCCTCTCCTTGTAGAGGTCGGCGTCGTGGCTGACGGGGCGGCCGCCCCCGGAGCCCTTCTTCTTTCGGTTGGCGGCCTGGTCCTTCTTCTCCGGGATGACTGCCTTGATGCCGCGTTGGCGCAGGTGGGCCCGGTTGCCGCGGGACGAGTAGGCCTTGTCTCCGGCGACCGCGTCCGGCCGGGTGCGGGGACGGCCGACGGGGCCGCGGACCCTTAACTTCTTGAGCACCGGGATGAACTGCGGACTGTCCGCGGCCTGGCCCGCGGTCAGCACGAACGCCAGCGGGCGGCACTTGCGGTCGGCGGCCAGGTGGACCTTGCTGGTCTGCCCGCCCCTGGAGCGTCCGAGGAGAGCGGCCTTCAGGCGGAGTCTTCGCCGACGCCGGATGCGTCGTCG is a window of Streptomyces mirabilis DNA encoding:
- the ltrA gene encoding group II intron reverse transcriptase/maturase, producing MDQLKSQAKPFEISKWEVKEAWEEVRANKGAPGVDGQSLDEFEKDLKGNLYKVWNRMSSGSYFPRPVRSVEIPKPRGGGARILGIPCVADRVAQTVVARHLMRRVEPVFHPDSYGYRPGRSALDAVARCRDRCWKRNWVIDLDVAKFFDSVRWDLLVKAVEAHTDAVWVILYVRRWLQAPMQQPDGSLLVRDRGTPQGAPVSPVLANLFMHYAFDTWLAREYPGVWFERYADDAVIHCVTERHATEVLAALMDRMEQVGLRLHPDKTRIVYCQDGKRRNSYEHTAFTFLGYTFRARRSRDKKGESFLSFDPEISKEALKRLSAEVRSWHLHTRADLSFVDLARWVNPRVAGWMQYYGRFRRSGLDPLLTRINAYLVRWIRKKYERLRAKRKAIAKMGEIAKRYPRMFAHWPWTTTSAW
- a CDS encoding TetR/AcrR family transcriptional regulator — protein: MSHQHVLSAPQAPVKPLRRDAQRNRDAIVAAARKAFAEQGLDASLEGVAREAGVAIGTVYRHFPSRLDLVEELFTAKFTDLLAAAEEAAAMDDAWEGFCHYLEKFCELQACDRAFNDLVSARLPVHALGRGMFERSKERLAQIFRNAQEQGVLRDDVTPEDIVFVIWSQVGIIRATRAVAPNAWRRQLHLLLDAFRAQCAHELPEPPLTPQQVDQTLTTLECPEEECRECREET
- a CDS encoding SsgA family sporulation/cell division regulator is translated as MAHELPVRLVLSHDLSVPIRAALQYDADDPYAVRAVFHTLDQSGTVEWFLSRDMLAQALSEHTGHGDVHMWPTRDSGRDAVCMVLRSPGGSALLEFPAQGVESFLRETRSAVPPGAESSRLDLDAELAQLLAEN
- a CDS encoding Ku protein, whose product is MAAVWSGALSFGLVAMPVQLVTATESHTIRFNQLQRGTSDRVRNKRVNERTGDEVPFEEIVKAYDTGKDYVVVEPEELEELAPGRSLEGTGNHRIC
- a CDS encoding IS110 family transposase, with amino-acid sequence MDIGKEHHHCVVINERGERLLSRRVLNDEAALLELIRDVLDIDQDVLWAVDVNHGGAALLIGLLLNHGQPMAYLTGLAVHRASGTYRGEGKTDAKDAFVIADQARMRRDLGLLRPGDEIAVDLRILTTRRTDRAGDRTRQINRLRAQLLELFPALERALDLTNKGPVILLTGYQTPAAIRRAGAKRIETWLRNRKVRSAAALAKVALEAAQAQHTALPGETLAAGMAVRLAKAVMVLDEEIAELDALIEARFREHPHADVICSLPGMGTQLGAEFIAATGGHMTAFASADRLAGYGGVAPAARDSGRISGNHHRPRRYHRGLLRVFYLSAMASLKSCPASRTYYDRKRAEGKGHKQALIALARRRVNVLWAMIRDGACYQSAPSVAPAV